A segment of the bacterium genome:
ATTGGCGTACGGCAGCAGCTCGATGCCGTCGACGGCGATCACGATCAGGCTCGGGCGCAGGCGGGCGAGCTGGCGGCCGAGCGCGGCGAGGTCGCCGATGCGGGCGCCGAAGATCGCGAGCTGCTCGACCCGCACGTCGCGCCCGGGTGCCTGCCGCCGCAGCTCGCGCTCGACATACGCCGCCTGGGCGCCGAACCAGATGCGCGAGTCGCCGAGGATCACCACCCGCTCGCCCGCCGGCGCCGGCGGCGGGCCGTAGAGACGGCGCGCGACCTGGTAGCTCTGCGCCACCTGCGCCACGAACAGGCCGAGATCGTTCTCCGACGCCGTCGGCCGCCACAGCAGATCGGTGGAGCGCAGCGCCAGCTCGATCACCCCCAGGAACGCCAGCGCCAGCAGCCAGGTGATCGGCGAACCCGCGGCCGCACGACGCCAACCCATCGCGCGATCTTCCGTCCGCCTCCCGCGATGGTCAAGCACGCCGGACGCTCGGCGTGAGGCCGCCGCTGCCGTGCCGCGGTGCCGACAGGATTCGGTTGCCCGCGCCGCGCGGCGCGGTGTAGCAATGGGCAGATGCGGTTCTCCGTGACCCCGCTGCCCCCCAGCCGCGTGCCGGCCTCGCTGCTGGACGAGGCCGAGACCCTCACCGGCGCGCTGGCCACGATGGCCGCGCAGCACCCGGCGCACGAGGCGCTGATCATCCTCGACCGCCGCGGCGGCGAGCAGCGCCTGACGATCGCCCAGCTCTGGAATCGCACCCAGCAGTACGCCGCCGTCTTCGCGGCCAACGCGCCGGGCTCGATCGTCCTCGTCATCCTGCCCACCGGGCCCGAGCTGCTCGGCGCCTACTTCGGCGCCATGCTGGCCGGCATGGTGCCCGCGCTGGCGGCCGGCCCCTCGAACCGTTTCGCCGCCCCCGCCGCCTACGCTCGTCACGTCGGCCGCATCGCCGAGAATGCCGCGGCGGCGGCGATCTGCGGCGACGACGACGTCGTCGCGCTGCTGCGGGCGGCGACGACCCTGCCCGCGGCGACCGCCGTGCTGACCCCCGCAGCGGCCCGGCCCGGAACCGCGCGGCAGGTCCCGGTGGGCGGCAACGACGTCGCCACGGTCCAGTACTCCTCGGGCTCGACCGGAACGCCCAAGGGCGTCCTGCTCACCCACGGCGCGATGCTGAACAACATCCGCGCGGTGCGCGATGGGCTCGTCCTGCGGCCGGCGGACATCAGCGTCAATTGGATCCCGCTCTACCACGACATGGGCCTGATCGACGCCTTCCTCCTGCCGCTGCTGAGCGGTTGCCCGACCGTGCTCATGCCGACCACGGACTTCATGCGCGATCCCTCGCTCTGGCTGTGGGCCATCCATCGCTATCGCGGAACGATCTCCTGGGCCCCCAACTTCGCCTACACGCTCTGCGCCAGGCGGGTCGGGGACCGTGATCTGGAGGGCCTCGATCTCTCGTCCTGGCGGGTCGCGATCAACGCCGCCGAACCGGTGCTCGCGAGCACCATCGAGGCCTTCACGTCACGGTACCAACCCTACGGCTTCCGCCCGCGGGCGATGACACCGGCCTGGGGACTGGCTGAGAACGTCACCATCGCCACGGCGCATCCGATCGGAGAACCGCCGCGAATCGAGGTGATCGATCGCGCCGCGCTGGCGAGCCGCGGCGATGCCCTCCCGACGGCGGGCGAGGGGCTGACATCGGTGGCGATCGGCCGCTGCCTGCCTCGTTGCCGAGTCGAGATCCGCGACGAGGCCGGACGCGTCCTGGGGGAGCGAGCAGTGGGGCGCATCTGGTTGCGCTCCGATTCGCTCTCGGTCGGCTACCACCGCGACCCGGCGCGAACCGCGGAGGTGTTGGTCGGCGGCTGGCTCGATACCGGCGACCGCGGCTATCTCGCCGCTGGCGATCTCTTCTTCATCGCCCGCGAGAAGGACCTTCTGGTGGTCGGCGGCGAGAAGTACGCCCCGCACGACGTCGAGATGGCCATCAACCAGGTGCCCGGCATCCGCGAGGGATGCGTGGTGGTCTTCGGCGTCCTCAACGACGAGCGTGGGACGGAGGACCTGGTGGCAGTAGCGGAAACGCGCGAGACGGGAGCCGCCCTCGAACCCCTTCGCGAAGCCGTTCGCCGCGCCGTCAGCGACGCCACCGGGCTCGGGCTGCGCCATGTGCTGTTGGTGCCGCCCGGTGGCGTTCAGAAGACCACCAGCGGCAAGTTGGCGAGGGCCGCGACGCGCGAGCGCTACGCCGCGCAGATGGCTAGCGACTCGGCGGCGCGGCCGAGGGAGGTGGGGCCCCCGGATGCCTGATCTGCCGCCCGATCTGACCGCTCGGCTGATCGCCTTCCTGCGTGACGACCTCGGCGTCGAGGCTCCGCACCTGGACGTCGATACGCGACTGATGAGCCACGGCCTCGTCGACTCCGCCGGGCTGATGCGCCTGGCGGCCTTCGTCGAGGACGCCACCGGGGCGACGATCCCGGACCAGGACGTGACGATCGCCCACTTCGACACCATCCGCCAGATCCTCGCCTACGTCGCCGCCGCGGCGCGCTGACCCCGGTCCTGGTCCGCCCGCGGGCCCCCCGCCCATGCTCGCCGGCCTCGTGCTCGCCATCGCCGCCGTTCCGGCCTACTGGCTGCTGGTCCCGGCGCCGGCCCGCC
Coding sequences within it:
- a CDS encoding AMP-binding protein, whose protein sequence is MRFSVTPLPPSRVPASLLDEAETLTGALATMAAQHPAHEALIILDRRGGEQRLTIAQLWNRTQQYAAVFAANAPGSIVLVILPTGPELLGAYFGAMLAGMVPALAAGPSNRFAAPAAYARHVGRIAENAAAAAICGDDDVVALLRAATTLPAATAVLTPAAARPGTARQVPVGGNDVATVQYSSGSTGTPKGVLLTHGAMLNNIRAVRDGLVLRPADISVNWIPLYHDMGLIDAFLLPLLSGCPTVLMPTTDFMRDPSLWLWAIHRYRGTISWAPNFAYTLCARRVGDRDLEGLDLSSWRVAINAAEPVLASTIEAFTSRYQPYGFRPRAMTPAWGLAENVTIATAHPIGEPPRIEVIDRAALASRGDALPTAGEGLTSVAIGRCLPRCRVEIRDEAGRVLGERAVGRIWLRSDSLSVGYHRDPARTAEVLVGGWLDTGDRGYLAAGDLFFIAREKDLLVVGGEKYAPHDVEMAINQVPGIREGCVVVFGVLNDERGTEDLVAVAETRETGAALEPLREAVRRAVSDATGLGLRHVLLVPPGGVQKTTSGKLARAATRERYAAQMASDSAARPREVGPPDA
- a CDS encoding acyl carrier protein: MPDLPPDLTARLIAFLRDDLGVEAPHLDVDTRLMSHGLVDSAGLMRLAAFVEDATGATIPDQDVTIAHFDTIRQILAYVAAAAR